In the genome of Podospora pseudocomata strain CBS 415.72m chromosome 7, whole genome shotgun sequence, the window TCCGCACACCTGGAGGAAATTACGATTTGTAGGTAGACCTTTCAGTCTTGTCTCATCTCATATTTTGTTCACTCTAATGCAATTGCTAACACGTATATTTGACAAGATTTCTTTTCGGTGGAGAAAGCAAACTGACAGACATTCGGTATGATGATGCCTACGTTTTGAGCCTTCCTGGCTTCGTTTGGACCAAAGTGCCATCCCCAGCGCCGGGGGGGTCGCGTGCTTACCACTCTTGCTTGGCTGTTGGAAGAAACCAAGTGCTGAGTGTCGGTGGGACGCGTGGTGGAGGCTTTGATAATGACTGGAGGTCTCCCGACCCTGTGCCCCAAGGCTTGCTTTTGTTCAACATGACCTCTCTGAGATGGCAACTTGAGTACTTCGTCGAAGGCGACCTTGTTTCGGGATATGAGCGAGCAAGCACTATCAGGAATTGGTACCAAAACGGGTTCGTCTAAGACCTACACCCCTTACCTTTTTTTAGCGAGTTTTGAACTAACCGCAGTCAACAAGCTCACTGGATCGTGTCCAATGGTCTTCAGAGAAGGTGCAAAGAATGTTTGGGGGCTCAGGGGTGGTGAAAAGCACTGTGCCAGATGTATCAGATTCGGATACATCGCCTTCCAACACTACCATCAATGTCGCAACAGCCACTGTAACATCTGAACCTAATCCGTCAACGATACCATTAGCAACAGTAGTGGGTGGCATATGCGGAGCCTTTGCTCTAGcttttgttgtttctgtCTTGGGCTGGTTCATTTACCGTTCGAGACAGAAACGAGCACCGGTGAAAGAGACAGATAAATGGCCAAGGAGTCAGGATAAGTGCATTGAGACAGGGCCGGATGGATATTATGTCTACGGGATTCCAGGCGAGTTACAGGGTACCACTGTACGGGACAGTTCAACGAACTGGCCAGCGCAAGAGCTTGACTCGGGCCATCAGTACCCCGAGCTGTCTGATGGCCGGTCATAGGCTGTGGATATATGAAATGCAAAGAATATCAACTTCTTGGAGAGTGGAACACTGGAATCTCAAACTTGTGTTTGATATCGGCGTCAACCACGCTTATTATCAGGTATTTGGCCACGAGATGGCATAAGAGACCATGTAGAGGCGCATACTATCGTCGTATTGTAAGATCAAGTATATCGGGTTGAGCGAGTCTTGTTTAACTCATGCTTGTAAAAGCCCAAGGATTAACTACCCTCTTTTCAAATCTCATCTCCCCGAACTCATCATTATCATTGACTTCACcgtcaacatctcctccctcaagaACGCGCACCCCAACACTCCCACACTCAGCGACAGTTCCATTTccactccccaaccccagctgcATCCCGCAACCAGcccactccctcacctcacccacaTCAGTCCCGTTCCTCATCGCCCCACAGTTCAGCCCCCCATCTTGTGTACACCCCAAGGCAACATAATCATCGCCCCAAACATCCAACATCTCTTTGCTCACCATCCATATCTCGCCTCTTTGCCCTTCTTTTACCCCAATAGCCGCCACATAAGGTCTTTGCTCCTCCGTCTCATCCACCAGCCCGACAACGCAAAGGTAACCACCCGCTTCAATGCTAAACCGGCTCGCTTGAGAGCTGCGTGAACCAAACAAAAGAGCGCGGGCGGACAGGTGGACGAACCAGTTGTCGAATGGGGTTGAAGGGTAGGATATCTGCAAGGAGAAAGGCGCCGAGGATTTACCGCACGAGGTCGGAAAGATTGCAGTCGGGGTCGGAATCGATGAcgttgtggttgtgttggCCCAGCGaacggtggtgttggcaaATGTAAAGGCCGTGTTGGCTGTGAAGAGTCGAGGCCCAGTGGTCAGTGCTGCTGTGGGGGTGGctctggtggtgttgagccaCAAGGGACGAgaagaggtggtgtttgACAGGTGGGAGAGGCCTGTTCCAGTGGCAGTCCCTGTGAGAAGAGCTACCTTGTGGGcttggagggaggtggtgttggtgcggGAAAAGAAGCCGGTGGCCGTGATGTTGAGTCGCCAGAATGGGAGGTGAAAGCCCTGCGAGGGCTTCGCGGAtgcagtggtggtgttgaggtagCGGCCCGTCTGGCTGATGTGTGAAAGAGAACCACCTGCTGAGATGCTGCCTTTTTCTGCGGTGGTTACTGTGATCAGAGTCGTGGTGTTCATCACATATACCACTGGACTCTTGCTTAGACTTGTTGATGAGACGGTGGTGTTCAAAAAGCGGCCTGTCGGTGAAGCTCTCTCCGTGTTTGGACTTGCTCCGGTTAATCGAGTCTGTGGTCGGGCTGTTTCTTGGGATGAGCTTGTTGctagtgatgatgacaactTGAGTGCTGCGAGAGTCTTTGAAGTAACTGGCAGTCGGCTACTATTGTTCAAAGAGCTGCCCAATTTTTTCGAGTTTACCGTTCGAGTTATCATCAAGGTGGCAGTCGACGATCGGATGGTTGAAGTGGTTGTCACACGCGTGATGCTCACACAGGAACATGACGAGGCAAAGTCTGCGATCGACGAACAGAGGATTGTCGGAGCTACACCCGAGGTCAGGTTCGAGAGAAACCCATCCTTCGTGTATTTGCCTTTCCACAGTTTTCCATATCTGTTATCCGTCGCCAGTGTGCCATTCTTGGGTGAACTGGTTGTGTTGAAGGACTTGATAGTTGTCGCGGTGTCAGACTGAGAACTGGTGAGAGTGACTGTCACAGTTCTTCAGCGAGGCTTGTATCAGTAAATTTTCTTCTTGCTTGGAAAATAGCAGGTCATTCATACCGTCCTGCgactttggtggtgatttggGAGGTCAAAATGCATTCAGGTATAAAGCTCGACCGAGTCGAGTTGTTTCCCACTGCGAAGACGATGGCATTCGAGAAAGACCCAGCCCAAAAGACTAAGGAGAAGAGTTTCATGTTTGCGTTCTCTCAGCACTTAGTCTTGCATTATCGTGATGATCTCCGTCGACGGCGCCGTGAAGAACTGAAGATCAATCCCCCACCAGACGCGACGTGCGCGTGCAGAAACACTTTAAATGACAGACATGGAGCAACGCCTTGTTTTTAAGAATTCCATGTTTCTGCTTCCAAGAAACCGGTTCTATGACGGAAGTCGACTGTTTTTTGGTTTCCTTCAGATTGCGTCCCCTTGCTCTTAGTTGCGGTCTTATACCCGGCGTCCAATGACGCCCCTGGGTGCCCCTGGCGGATGTTGATCATTGCCCGTCTTGGCCACACTCTGATCAAATACACCATATTACCATCGAGGGCTCAATCGTAATTTGTCTCTCTATGGTTATTATGCGTCAGGCCAACCCGGCACAGATTAAATAACCCAAGAAAGCTGAAATACTAAAGATTGACCAAGAAATGATAAATAATTGCTAGTGATATAGAGTGAAAGCCCAGCGGCTCTGCCAGCTGATTGCTACGACAGGGGATAACCCCTGTAAATCTTCCGTAGTATAGTGGTCAGTATGTGAGCTTGTCATTAACACCGACTTCGCTCGAGACCCGGGTTCAATTCCCGGCGGGAGAGATCATAACTTTTTTGCATTTTTACCAACGAAACCGTCTCTGTTTCGGTCACAATGCTAACCCTAGTGGAATACTTCTTTTGTTCTAGGCCCGACGCGGGTCCCGCTTTGCCATGTATGTGCCGGCAGCGGGTTTTAGCGGGAATTTGGCGGGGAAGCCGTTGTCACAAGCTTCTGTTGTTCTCGAAGCATGGAACGGCCAGTAACCATCAAAGCAGCGCTTCACTCGTCCCATTTTCCCAATCGGAAGACGGCGAATGGCGCGAGGTGACTCAGCCATTCAGGCAGATGTGCTCCATGGCTTCCGGGGGATGCAACGGCCTGATCTCCTGGATAAGTCAACGCGACCGCGCTTCACCGTCCTCCTTCCTGTTGCGGGCTGAGGGGCCTTATCGTCGGTGAAGCTCTCTCCATCGCCAAGTACCGTAGTGCCGATTTTTTGTGGCAGTCGCCTTCTCATTGCCAGACCAGCAACACAGGCAAACCTTGCCACTGTTGATCAAATAATAAAACCGAGACTTTTTTTCCCCCCATTTCCTTCTTTTATTATTATTCTCACTCATTCACTTTTACTCACCATCCGCCTTCACACACACCTCACTCCCATCCGTCCATCGGTAGCTGCTTCGTATCGCACACCCCGCAGTACCATTCGTCATTAGAAAAACTGACCTCGCCACCGTTACAAACATGGCCGAATCTCAGGAGCTGTCCATGGACCTCCCCGTTATTGACCTCGACGTCTTCCTTTACAAACCCCGTGACTCTGTTGAAGTGCAGGCAGAATGCGTCAAAGCTGCCAACGCTCTCATCACCTACGGCGCACTGGTGCTCCACGATTCGCGCGTGTCTGAGGATGACAACACCACTTTCCTTGACCTCCTGGAAGATTACTTCGCCcaaccagaagaagatctCAAGAAGGATGAGCGCCCCGAGCTCAGCTACCAGATTGGTGTCACGCTCGAGAACACCGAAAAGCCCAAGTGTGCCGTCGATGAGCCATGCCTGAACGTGATCGAGAGACTCGCCCCTTCAGAGCGCCCCTTGGATATCAAGGGCCACGAACCCGACCCGAAGTGCAGATTCTTCTGGAGAATGGTCGAGGCCCCTCCATATGAGACTCAGTTCCCAGGCTTGAACGCCGACAACATCACTCCTGATGCGCCCCATATCAAGGAGAGATGGGGACCAGTCATGAACCAGTGGGGAGCATCCATGAAGAATGCGTAAGTCCTTGCAATTTCTTGTGATTTTAGATGTCCAAAGTATGTTGCTAACATTGGCTATTGCTGCAGCGTGGAAGGCCTCACCCAGATGGCCGCcgttggccttggcctcccAGCCGACACCTTCAAGGATGCTGGCCGCTACGGCCCTCATCTCCTGGCCCCTACTGCCTCTGATCTCCAAAAGTATGGCAAGGTCAACACGATCCTCGCCGGCTTCCACACCGATCTCAACTTTCTCACCATCCACGGTCGCTCCCGCTATCCCGGCCTCCACATCTGGGCTCGCAACACAGGAAAAAAGATCCCAGTCAAGATCCCGCAGGGCAACTACTTGCTGGTCCAAGCCGGTAAGCAGCTCGAGCACATCACCGGTGGCCTTATCAAGGCTGGCTTCCACGAGGTCGTGGTCAACGAGAGCACCGTGAAGGTAATCAACGATCGCAAGGAGAAATTCCCCAACAGGCCACTCGTGAGAATCAGCAGCACCTTCTTCTGGCACTTGTCCAGCGATTACGACTTGGTGCCCATCCCCGAGCTGAAggaaaaggccaaggaggtcCGAGCTGCCCAGTTCAACTTGGGCAaggatgagggcgaggaggtcgagtACCCTGCTCTCAAGGTCGGAGAGCAGGTGTCCAATGAGCTGAGGCACATTGCACTCATGGTGAAATAACTCACAGGATTTTTCCTGTGGCAtttcttttttgcttttttcgGTGTGATTCAAGCCACGGCATATGACAGGTGTCAAATGGGTTGCACAGCATTAGCGCTGCGGGATTGGGTCATTTTTATGAGGTCATGTGTAATGTCTCAGCATGGTGTCTTAGACCTTTGGTACCTAGTAAGCAAGCGAGTCTTCAACGACTATTGTATCATATCACAAATGCATTTATATTTTTGCATAATCCGGGGTACATCTGGCAAGGAGAAAATTACCGTCTGCACAGTGAGCTCTGGGTCCAGTGACAGTGACAGACCATCAAGGTCCTCCGCCCGCTCGCTCACCGCCTGCCTGAT includes:
- a CDS encoding hypothetical protein (EggNog:ENOG503PEN9), which gives rise to MKLFSLVFWAGSFSNAIVFAVGNNSTRSSFIPECILTSQITTKVAGRSQSDTATTIKSFNTTSSPKNGTLATDNRYGKLWKGKYTKDGFLSNLTSGVAPTILCSSIADFASSCSCVSITRVTTTSTIRSSTATLMITRTVNSKKLGSSLNNSSRLPVTSKTLAALKLSSSLATSSSQETARPQTRLTGASPNTERASPTGRFLNTTVSSTSLSKSPVVYVMNTTTLITVTTAEKGSISAGGSLSHISQTGRYLNTTTASAKPSQGFHLPFWRLNITATGFFSRTNTTSLQAHKVALLTGTATGTGLSHLSNTTSSRPLWLNTTRATPTAALTTGPRLFTANTAFTFANTTVRWANTTTTSSIPTPTAIFPTSCGKSSAPFSLQISYPSTPFDNWFVHLSARALLFGSRSSQASRFSIEAGGYLCVVGLVDETEEQRPYVAAIGVKEGQRGEIWMVSKEMLDVWGDDYVALGCTQDGGLNCGAMRNGTDVGEVREWAGCGMQLGLGSGNGTVAECGSVGVRVLEGGDVDGEVNDNDEFGEMRFEKRVVNPWAFTSMS
- a CDS encoding hypothetical protein (COG:S; EggNog:ENOG503P2IF), producing MSKAWKSESVALREISRFNEGVQCRTRGAIWANAEKGEFWIWGGYLPKIADGMNDTFIWKFTADGWGGGSWAKETPLNFEKLPSLQQTKDSAVMVAHDKGYVLGGVGSWLPSDEDAGPGMVTYDFRSKVVDNGTGPAIGILGKPATLTGANLLFMPGYNMPNGLGLVLGGHALATFNGTAKVEESHPLDLHNLTFFDPVTNEQYWQLTTGDIPPSPRSRACVAGPFRTPGGNYDLFLFGGESKLTDIRYDDAYVLSLPGFVWTKVPSPAPGGSRAYHSCLAVGRNQVLSVGGTRGGGFDNDWRSPDPVPQGLLLFNMTSLRWQLEYFVEGDLVSGYERASTIRNWYQNGSLDRVQWSSEKVQRMFGGSGVVKSTVPDVSDSDTSPSNTTINVATATVTSEPNPSTIPLATVVGGICGAFALAFVVSVLGWFIYRSRQKRAPVKETDKWPRSQDKCIETGPDGYYVYGIPGELQGTTVRDSSTNWPAQELDSGHQYPELSDGRS
- a CDS encoding hypothetical protein (EggNog:ENOG503NZ1K; COG:S), with product MAESQELSMDLPVIDLDVFLYKPRDSVEVQAECVKAANALITYGALVLHDSRVSEDDNTTFLDLLEDYFAQPEEDLKKDERPELSYQIGVTLENTEKPKCAVDEPCLNVIERLAPSERPLDIKGHEPDPKCRFFWRMVEAPPYETQFPGLNADNITPDAPHIKERWGPVMNQWGASMKNAVEGLTQMAAVGLGLPADTFKDAGRYGPHLLAPTASDLQKYGKVNTILAGFHTDLNFLTIHGRSRYPGLHIWARNTGKKIPVKIPQGNYLLVQAGKQLEHITGGLIKAGFHEVVVNESTVKVINDRKEKFPNRPLVRISSTFFWHLSSDYDLVPIPELKEKAKEVRAAQFNLGKDEGEEVEYPALKVGEQVSNELRHIALMVK